The genomic DNA CGCATTCCAAATTTAGTATTTCTTGTGGTTAATCCTCATTTCTATGGTGTGCCACGTACACATAATAATCACAAATTCTCATGAGTTTGACTTATTTCATTGGTGAAATCGATTTTAATGTTAATGGACCCTGCATTCACACTATTTTACCCAATAAAAATGAGTTTGTGCTTAATGCTACAGAAGTTTGACAGGTTTGGTCCATGAACGGTTGACATGTTTAGTTGCAAAAGGCTGACACAGCTTTTTCTACTTGTTTACCGAGTAGTTTTTGACTTCATTATTATTTCTCCAAATTATTCATTACAATCTTGTCATAGTTTCTTTCTTTGAATTAACTTCCTCGAGTAATTTTGCAATATTTTGGTGCTTGTGTTATACAAATATCACAACATATCATGACCTTTCGACCTTTTTATACATATATGGTAACTTGACTGCATTCTGTATATTATTCTAGTAAAATATATAACCTTGAGAAACTTACCATTTCTTGCAATTCTAAGCTTCATTTCATTTGCATTGTTTACTAAATGAAATATGTGGTGTATAATCTCTTACATTTTTAGCTTGTTGAAATACATTGTAGTGCGTCAAGGGGCACATTTCCTGTTCTATATGTCGCAACAACCATAAAAACAAATGCCCTACTTGCTGTTTGCCAATTGATTATATTCGTAACTATGGATTGAAGGAGGTTCTTGAAGCAGTTAAAATCACTTGTCCGAATAGCAAGTATATATGGATGCAAAAGAAAAAGTGACATACTGCATGAAACATGAGCATATGGGATCTTGCGCCTATGAAGCTTGTTATTATCCTCTTTCTGGCTGTGGTTTTGATGGTtcctacaaggatttatatctgCACTTTTCCAGCAAGCACCCAGCATCAGCCACACGCTTCACGTTTGACTCTTCTTTTTCTGTTCATGTAAGTGGAAATACGGAGTACAAATTCCTTCAAGAGAATAACCACACACTTTTCATCCTTAATTACAGTGTTCAGGAAATTGGAGCTGTTGCTAATATAATCTGTATGAGCCCGAGCTGTTTACAAAATGAGTATTCATATGAACTGGAAGCACGTAACCGAGACACCTCCTCCAATTTTATTACTTTATTGGTACCCAGACTGCCAAAATGGAAGGAGGACCTTCCTGAGAGAGCCGGTCTTGTGGTCCAAAATGTTTTCTTTGGTCCTTCATGGGATCGCAAAATTCAGGTTTGCATCCGTAGAAAAGGTGAAAATTGACTTGAAAAGCAGTTCAGCCAGTTTTCAAGTCATTATGATGGTGCGTACGCCATGACTTCCATATTCAAGGTTTGTACAGAGGACATCGAGAAGCACTGTTGAGAGGAAGATCCCTGGCATTTTTTTTATTGTCAACCCCTTCCCTAGAAATTTAAGATAATCATTTGTTAGTCAAAAGGATTATCTCTAGTTTTGCAAACTATATATGTTTGATGTTTGTGATATCAAATATTATTTGGAATGTCTCTTTTGTTGATTTTAGCTAATTCTCAAAGATTGTCTTCTTTTTTATATATCCAATGCCTATAATATTATTATACTGATCACCTACAATACAATATACTAGTGTTTCTGTATAAAACTGAGAAAACAAAGATTGCACTCTAAATTCTTACTTTTATTAATGCTGAGAATTATAAACTAAATACTAAGCCAAAACAAGAAAGTGGCTAGAAAGTAGGAAACTAACAACTGCAACACCTAGCACTACTCCAAGTCATACGACTTATTCTCTGAACTCCTAAAAACTCTCTTGCACCTCTGAAGACCAGGTCTCTCACTGACACCTCAGAAATACAAATAAATAAACGACTTAATAAagcaaataataataataaaacaagttTAGACTAAACCCCAACAATCTCTCCCTTAGTCTAGACTTGTTTGCCTACATCCTTCACTCCCAACAGTTGACGCATCTTCTCAAACTTAACAGTCGTGAGAGCCTTCGTGAGAGTATCTGCTCGCTGCATATCCGTGCTTATATGCTTCACAATTATCTCGCCCTTCTCAACACATTCACGGATGAAGTGATATCGAATGTCTATGTGCTTGCTACGACCGTGAAACACGGGGTTTTTCGCCAAGTCAATTGCAGACTTGTTATCGATATACAAGACAACTGGACCAGTTTGTTCTCCTGTGATCTTTGTCAACAGCTTTTGAAGCCAAATCGCTTGACACGCTGCAGCGGTTGCTGCCATGAATTCAGCTTCGCACGAAGAAAGAGCCACGCACCTTTGTTTTTGCGAAACCCATGTTACTAAACTCTCATTCAGATAGAACGCCATTGCTCCAGTACCTTTCCTATCTTCAATATGACCCGCCAAATCGCTATCGGAATATCCAGTGAGCACATTATTTCTGCTGTCCTTCGAGTAAATCAGCCCATATGTTAGAGTGCCTTTCACATACCTTCAAACCCTCTGGGCTGCGTTTTGGTGCATCACAGTAGGTCTCTCCATGAACCTATTAATTATGCCAATAGAAAAAGCTATATCCGGCCTCGTATGCACAAGATATCGAAGACCTCCCATCAAGCTTTTAAACTGAGTGGTGTCGACTGCTACACCCCCCAAGTCACTGCTAATACACTCCTTTGGGTCCATTGGATACTTGGTGGAGTTGCAATCCAACATGCCTGTTTTTTCGAGAATCCTTTTGGCATACCCCGTTTGCCTCAATTCTATGCATCCTTCACTCTGTTTCACTTCTATCCCAAGGTAATAAGACAGTCTTCCCAAATCGCTCATATCAAATCGATTGTTCATCTGATCCTTGAAGTCACTTATGACTGCAATACTCGATCCAGTCACCAAGATGTCATCTACGTAGATAGCGATAATTAAAACATCACTACCCATCTTCTTCGTATAAACAGCGTGCTCATATGGGCATCTCTCGAAACCAATATCTTCAAGGCACTTGTTTAATTTCGAATACCAAGCACGTGGCGCTTGTCTAAGCTCATAAAGTGCTTTAATTAACCTGTAAACCAAGTGTTCTTGCCCTTTTTTCGCGAACCCATCAGGCTGAGTTCACATAAATTTCTTCTTGAACCTCCCCATTCAAAAATGCTATTTTCACTTCCATGTGATGGACTTCCCAACTGTTCTTGGCAGCCAACGCTAACAACAAACGTACTGTTTCAATTCTCGTGACCGGCGCGAAAATCTCATCAAAATCTATGCCTGGTTTTTGAACATACCCCTTAGCGACAATCCTTGCCTTGTATTTTACAATCTCTCCTTCTCCATTTTTCTTTAACTTGTAAACCTACTTCAGATTGATTGGTTTTCTTCCAGGTAGTAGTTCCGTTAACCTCCAAGTGTTATTTTTCTCAACTGATTCAATTTCTTGTTTCATTGCTTTTCTCCAATTCATGTCTTTCGCTGCCTGACTGTAGTTTGCTGGTTCATCAACCCCCATTAAAAACAACTCCTCGTCCTCCAATTCGATTTGTTCTGTCTCAGCATAGATATCCTGAAGTGATCTATGTTTTTTAGCATCCCCATCAACATCAGATTCTGAACTAGACTCAGTGGACTGTGGATTAACCTCAGTACTCAGAATCGCTGCTAGCACTCGATCCTTGTGGAGTAACGACATCATCTTCATTTTGAAAATCACCTGGTGACTCCTCTCTCATGCCTGCAACTGTAAATACACCCGGCTGAGATTCTGTGTTCTCCTTTCCTTGTTCCCAATTCCATGGTTTTTCTTCCTCGAAAATCACATCACGACTTACAAAAATTCTACCAGTTTCCGGATCATATAGTCTATAAGCTTTGCTACCAGGTTCCTTTCCCAAATTAACTACATGAATGCTCCTATCATCCAACTTCAAAACCTTCATACCTGGTACTTTCATATGTGTAGTGCATCCGAACACTCTTATATGCCCAACGTGTGGTTTTAGTCCCGACCATGCCTTATATGGCGTAACCCCGGTTACAGCTCGTGTGGGCAGTCTATTCAAAATATAAATTGAATGGCGTATTGCCTCTCCCCAAAAAGTACATGGCATTTTCATCTCCTTCAAAAAACTTCTTGCCATCTCCACCATTGTCCTATTCCGCCGTTCGACGACACCGTTTTGTTGTGGCGTATACGGTGCCGTTAGTTGTCTTACTATGCCAGCCTCCTCACAATAAGCCATGAATTCCTTGGAAGTAAACTCCCCTCCCCGGTCAGTCCTGAAGGTCTTAATTCTCTTCTCTTGTGTCTCTACCAAAGCTCGGAAATTCTTAAAAGCCTCAAACACCTCAAATTTGTTTTTTAACAAGTATATCCACATTACTCGACTAAAATCATCAACTAAAAGAAATATGTACTTGTTACCAGCAGTTGTACTTGGCGTGATTGGACCGCAGAGATCTCCGTGAACCAACTCCAACGGTTTCTTCGCACTAAAACTCGACTGTGAGGGGAATGGTCTCCTGGTTTGTTTCGATTGTAAACAGCCCCTGCAAATTTCACCTGGCACATTCACACTTGGCATACCGTGCACCATCTGAGTCGAAGACATCAACTTAATGGCCTTGAAATTTACGTGACCAAATCTTGTATGCCAAAGCCAACTCTCCTTATCACAACTCGACACCAAGCACTTTGACTCGCCGTTCTCCAGAATAATTTTGTATAGCCGATTGAACGACTTCTTCACCTTCATAATCAACTCTCCCTTGTTGCCACATACCCACAGATGATCCCCACTCATAATAACTTTATTACCATCTTCTGAGAGTTGACCCAAGCTAATAATATTGCTGCATAATGAAGGTATATAATACACCTCTTTTAGAACCCTCTCTTCTCCATTCTTGCATTTCAAAATTATCGAACGCCTGCCCTTAATTTGTACCATGGAGCCATCACCAAACTTCACCTTCCCCGTCACGTTCTTATCCAACACATTAAATTTTGAACGCTGGCCAGTCATATGGTTACTAGCCCCGTTATCAAGGTACCAAAGATTCGATTCTATTTCTTTAGTTCCATCAAGTTTGGGCACCATCTTCTCCTCGTTGATTAGCATGTTCTCCTCCATTTTTTCCTCGACTTCAGCCATCAACAATGCAGGCTCATCATCAGGAATCTGTGATATATGCACTTCCTCCTTGCGCTCCTCTTTACGCTTTTCCTTTTGACAATCCGCAGCAAAATGTCCGTAACCAAGACAATTAAAACATCTGACCTTGCTTTTATCACGAACAAATCGAGTTCTTTCTTTTCCACGATTTCTCTGACCTTGAGACACCTCTGTCCCACCCTTGTTGATCCGTTTAAGCCACTCTTCTCGCGTAAGCAACAGCTTTCCCTCAGCCTTTTCTCATTTGGCCCACTCCTCCTCCGTAAGGAGCAACTGACCTCCACTACTATCACTGTGCCCTCGAATTCTCTCTTCATGGGCCTTCAATAATCCAATGGTTTCCTCGACAGTCATTACCTTCAGGTCTCCAAACTGCTCAATAGTAGACGCGATCTGCAGAAATTTGGGAGGCACAGCACGTAAGATCTTCTTCACGACATATGAGTCACTGACTTCTTCCCCCAAAGCTCGTATATTTGTCACAATTCCCTTCAACTTCAAGTGAAAGTCATCCAATAAATCTGAGTACTTCATAGTGAGCGACTCAAACTCGTTCTTTAGTGTCTGCACCTTTGTTGTCCTCACACGTTCCGCACCCTGACACGTCACCTTCACAGCATCCCAAGCTTGCTTTGTAGTTTTCTTGTCCGCAATAGACAACAGAATGTCTTCAGGTACACACTGATAGATAGCTGCCAAAGCAATGTTGTCCGTTCTGTCCTTCAACACCGTTTTTGGATCCTTGGGTTCAATGGCTTCCCAAACACCATGGGCCTGCATATAAACCCTCATCTTCAAAGCCCATGCTGTATAATTCTCCCTTGTCAGCATGGGGTAGCTCAAACTTATCGCACCGTCCTTGATTTTCCCGGTTTCTGACGTCGACATCCTTGGCATGTACTTGGGCATCCACCAGATTTCGTGGCTCTGATACCACAATGTTGGAAATTTGATCACCTACAATACAATATACTAGTGTTTCTGTATAAAACTGAGAAAACAAAGATTGCACTCTAAATTCTTACTTTTATTAATGCTGAGAATTACAAACTAAATACTAAGCCAAAACAAGAAAGTGGCTAGAAAGTAGGAAATTAACAACTGCAACACCTAGCACTACTCCAAGTCATACGACTTATTCTCTGAACTCCTAAAAACTCTCTTGCACCTCTGAAGACCAGGTCTCTCACTGACACCTCAGAAATACAAATAAATAAACGACTTAATAAagcaaataataataataaaacaagttTAGACTAAACCCCAACATTGGTGACCCTGTCGGCTTtaattttatttacttttaatataaagtatatttttaaatatattaatatattatataaatcCGGATCAGATTATAATGACAAATTTAGATATTATTTAATTAAACTATAAATAggtaatataatatttattatacatatatatattattattatatatactattaaaatataatttttttaatcgGTATAACGGCCTCAAGATAAAAAAGAATAATTTACAATTTTCATCCACGTAAAAACAAAAATATATCATTGATTCACGTTCAAATAAAGCTACTATATTTTATCGGAGAGAGAGCTGAGACGGAGAAATAGAGGGAACTAGTACATTAAATGAATTACAAATTTTCTACTCCTACATGTAGCTTTACTATTTAACCTTTGAATATAACAATCAATTCATAACATAGTCTTATTTCTTATAATTTTGTGATTCCTTTTTTGTTTTCCTATGAATTTACAAGGACAACTACCTTGAGTTGTTTATTTGCTTTCAATGTTATACTAATATCACAACATATGAATAACTTTTAATCTTGTTATAACCTGATTGTGTTGTGTAAATTATGTTAGTAAAATGGAAAAGTCTTGAGAAACTTACTAATTTTTGCAATCAGCTTTCATTCATTTTCATTGTTTATTAAATGAATATGTGGTGTGTAATGATTGCATCCATATATATCTTATGTTTTTTTGCTTGTTAAATTAAATTGTAGTGCATCAAGGGGCACCCTGCTTGTTCGAGCTGCTGTAGCAAGTATAGTAACGAGTGCCATGTTGACTTTTTGTCGATCAGTGATATTCCTTGCCTTGTCATGGAGGAGCTTCGTGATAGAAGGTACCTTGTTTGGATAGAAAGTATGGGTGCAAAGAAATATTGAGCTATGGTATGAAATGTGAGCATAAGAGATCTCGCGCCTATGAACCTTGTAATTATCCTCAACCTGACTGTGATTTTGATGCTTCCTACAAGGAATTCTATCGGCACTTTGCCCGCAGGCACCCAGTCACCCACATGCTTCACGTTTGGATATTCGTTTTTAGTTCTTTAAGTTTAAATGGGAAGTACAAATTCCTTCAGGAAGATAATAATCACACACTTTTCATCCTTAATTTAAGTGTCCGGGAAATTGGAGCTGTTGTTAATATAACTCGTACGAGCCCGAACTGTTTACATAATGGGTATTCATATGAACCGGAAGAAAGTAGTGATAGGATATAAAACCCTCACCGAACCCGGGTCTAGATCACTTAATCTAGGATCGGGTAAGTCCGGCTCCAGTACCAACTCTAGCTATATCACTCGATCCGGGACTGGTTAGGTCTAACTCACCACTACAAAAAAAACGGCTAAATACAACCACCCaaaaaccggttgtatttagctaaatacaaccggaTCCGGTCGTATCTAGCTAAATACAACCGGATTTTGGACCGGTTGTAAATGCTCGAGTAATATTTAGTAAATCGGTCATATTTAGTATATGGAGCGGCTAAATTCGGCCGAAAACGGTCGAATTTGTTTCTTAAATTCGACCGTTTTCGGTCGAATTTGTTTCTTAAATTCGGCCGTTTTCAGTCGAATTTGTTTCTTAAATTCGACCAAAAACGGTCGAATTTGTTTTtcacctaaaatttgaaaatcccgcccaaaaatttgaattttttttaaaaaaattgaaaagtcCGCCTAAAATATAAATTCGACCGTATATGGTTGAAAATATTGTTCTAAATTCAACTGAATGCGGTTGAATTAACGAGcaacatattttaaaaaaatctcGCCGGAAACTTTTTCCGGCGAGCTTCAAAAAATCCGGCCACCATTCCGACAACTCCGATGTTGCCAAAATTTGGAAATACGATGCAATATTCTTGTTGGTAATTCTTCTTCACCTTCAAGCAACAACACGTAACGTCCAAATTCTATCTCTGCGGCAAAGCCTACTTTTGGTGACTTCCCATTATTAAAATCAGTGTGTTCAGAAATGAGTTTTCTCTTCAACTGTTTGCAGTAGTAGCAACACGAAAGAACCGGTCTTAAGCATAAAATGGACATGACCCGGACCGTTTTGCTTGCTAAAAGAATGAATATCTGAATTGCAAAGCAGACACTCATTGTCACATTCTTAGAAACTTGCAAAACCTTCCTAAGTTTGCGACTATGAATCCTTATATCCATAGGTTTCTCTCTCCAATCTTTTAGCCCTTGTATTCCAAGAGTTGCAAGTGTTGAATACTTGTAACTCGAGCTGCTAACATACCAATTGACTCCAGCCTTGAAAAACAATCTAATTTCTGCTTCAGCTAATATGATAGCTGCAAAGAGGCAGACAACTCCTGCAGCAGCGCTAAAACAAACTGAGGGTTCCCTGTCTGAACCATCATCCAATATTTTCTAACATCTGCAATAAGACTCTCAACTCTAATCAATCTTCCTTTTTTTTCTTCTGGTTTATAGAACGCTACTCTATGCAGCTCTCTGTATTTCCATTCACAAAATGCGGTTGTTAAATGAAGAAAAGGAGGTTGGCCGGAAAAAGAAAGAAGTTAGCTGGAAAAAAAAGAATGAAGAAAGAGGCAGGGGAGGAGAGGAAAGGGGAGGGGAGGGGAGGGGGAGCAGGGGAAAAAGTGACAGATGGGATGGGGGTGACGGGTGGGGGGGTGCTAGGGGGGTGGTTTGGGGTTTATTTTAAtatatagttttatttttatagaatgcAAAACTAACCGTTAGATTATTTTTTTTAAGGGGGTCAATTTGGTGCGTTGGATCTAAATCACGCGGATCGCTGACATGACATTAAATTTAACTTTCATCGGTTGTATTTAGGAGTGTGATTTTATATTTGTTCCACTTAGTTTTACAttatgaaaattaaaattataatactatgattatttaatcatttgattataaaataatatattgttATAAAATATTAGAATATATTTTAACAACTACTTATTATACTAAAAAAATGGAatgatgattttggttgatttaACATAAAAACCACCAAAAATAGTTTGCGGTATAATTTAGGATTATAATTCATTTCTAAAAAaaattgtaatttgttaatctttttcttaaaatattataattttatattttattttaaaaaataattattttaataaaaaatattgaaattataattttgattgattttatgaccagtacttctaactagtgtttaatcccatatttaagtttcgattttttaaaacatatttttgaatgatccaaccatacggatgttaaaatctgtatattttagtgatatgacaaaaaagAAAATAGtacataaattatttttcaaatttttttcttctgaataaatattaaatgtttaaactattattcagaaaaagaaaattttcaaaataagtTATACAACTATACGAGACAAgagccttaaaatgcgtgccaaACACTTCATTTCAAATGTTAACAATTCAAagggatggagggagtatattttagtgatatgagaaattttttagaaaagaataaatatatttggtttgcctttttaatagtcaaagactagtttgactagtacttctaactggtgtttaatctcatattgatgtttcgatatttttaaaaatattaatgaatgatccaaccgtacggatgtcaagatcaatatattttagtgatatgacaaaaattttagaaaaaaataaatatatttggtttgcctttttaatagtaAAAGACTAATTTGACTCGTACTTCTAACTggtgtttaatctcatattgatgtttcgatatttttaaaaatattaataatgattcaaccgtacggatgtgaagatcaatatattttagtgatatgacaaaaagtttagaaaaaaataaatatatttgggttgcctttttaatagtcaaaaaGTAGTTTGACAAATatttctaactagtgtttaatcccatattgatgtttcgatattttcaaaatattaatgaatgatccaaccgtacggatgtcaataccagtatattttagtgatatgacaaaaattttagaaaaaataaatatatttggtttgcctttttaatagtgaaagagtagtttgaccagtatttctaactggtgtttaatcccatattgatgtttcgatatttttaaaaatattaatgaatgatccaatcgtacggatgtcaatacgagtatattttagtgatatgacaaaaaatttagaaaaaaataaatatatttggtttgttttttaacagtcaactagtaatttgatccatacttctaactagtgtttaatctcatattgatgtttcgatattttcaaaaatgttaatgaatgatccaa from Apium graveolens cultivar Ventura chromosome 5, ASM990537v1, whole genome shotgun sequence includes the following:
- the LOC141659782 gene encoding E3 ubiquitin-protein ligase SINA-like 1, producing MDAKEKVTYCMKHEHMGSCAYEACYYPLSGCGFDGSYKDLYLHFSSKHPASATRFTFDSSFSVHVSGNTEYKFLQENNHTLFILNYSVQEIGAVANIICMSPSCLQNEYSYELEARNRDTSSNFITLLVPRLPKWKEDLPERAGLVVQNVFFGPSWDRKIQVCIRRKGEN